One Streptomyces sp. V4I8 genomic window carries:
- a CDS encoding FAD-dependent monooxygenase, protein MSRRAVVIGAGLAGMLAAAALSTVADHVVVLDRDELPDGPEQRKGLPQGRHAHLLMAGGLAAMEDLVPGVSMRKHLLAAGAHEIPLGSGMIALTPEGWFRRWRHPGPRMVTCTRALLDWAVRVAVLADTEVEIRKAQALELTGSGQRVTGLRVSTAAGEEELAADFVVDASGRGSRVVTWLKALGVSDVREKTVDAGLVNATRLFRIPEGAERFPLTIVQANPYLGRPGRSGMVLPIEGDRWMVSLAGTRGGGEPPSDPDAFLRYTLDLPDPIVGRLISGAEPLTEVHVSRSTSNHRRYLEKVREWPEGFVVLGDALATFNPAYGQGMSVAALGAQVLSRELGRTGLTEAGLARRVQRGAARSVEAAWRMAVSQDVWFPGTRGGSPGVADRLVTAYTRRMIRTATGSYGAASAVWDVTSMTTGPTRLLRPSTVLATLSGPPLPTAVGAPLTEAERGVLRALDRTGV, encoded by the coding sequence ATGTCGCGTAGAGCTGTCGTCATCGGTGCCGGGTTGGCCGGCATGCTGGCCGCGGCGGCCTTGTCCACCGTCGCGGACCACGTGGTCGTACTCGACCGCGACGAGCTGCCCGACGGGCCCGAGCAGCGCAAGGGCCTCCCGCAGGGACGTCACGCGCATCTCCTCATGGCCGGGGGTCTGGCCGCGATGGAGGACCTGGTGCCGGGCGTGAGCATGCGCAAGCACCTCCTCGCCGCCGGCGCCCACGAGATACCACTCGGCTCGGGCATGATCGCCCTCACGCCCGAGGGCTGGTTCCGGCGCTGGCGCCACCCCGGTCCGCGGATGGTCACGTGCACCCGGGCGCTGCTGGACTGGGCGGTGCGGGTCGCGGTGCTGGCCGACACCGAGGTGGAGATCCGCAAGGCCCAGGCGCTGGAACTGACGGGGTCCGGACAGCGGGTCACGGGGCTGCGCGTCTCGACCGCCGCCGGGGAGGAGGAACTCGCCGCGGACTTCGTGGTGGACGCGAGCGGCCGGGGCTCACGGGTCGTCACCTGGCTGAAGGCGCTCGGCGTTTCGGACGTCCGCGAGAAGACGGTGGACGCGGGCCTGGTCAACGCCACCCGCCTCTTCCGCATCCCCGAGGGTGCCGAACGCTTCCCCCTGACCATCGTGCAGGCCAATCCTTACCTGGGCCGGCCCGGTCGCAGCGGGATGGTGCTGCCCATCGAGGGCGACCGCTGGATGGTGAGCCTCGCCGGCACGCGGGGCGGCGGCGAGCCGCCGTCGGACCCGGACGCCTTCCTCCGGTACACCCTGGATCTGCCCGACCCCATCGTGGGCCGGCTGATCTCCGGCGCCGAGCCCCTCACCGAGGTCCACGTCAGCCGGAGCACCAGCAACCACCGGCGGTACCTGGAGAAGGTCCGGGAGTGGCCCGAGGGCTTCGTCGTCCTCGGCGACGCGCTCGCCACCTTCAACCCGGCCTACGGGCAGGGCATGTCGGTCGCGGCCCTGGGCGCGCAGGTCCTGAGCCGGGAGCTGGGACGCACCGGCCTCACGGAGGCCGGCCTCGCTCGGCGTGTGCAGCGCGGGGCGGCCAGGTCGGTGGAGGCGGCGTGGCGGATGGCGGTGAGCCAGGACGTCTGGTTCCCCGGGACGCGGGGAGGCTCCCCCGGGGTCGCCGACCGCCTGGTCACCGCCTACACCCGCCGCATGATCCGCACGGCGACCGGCTCGTACGGCGCGGCGTCGGCGGTCTGGGACGTGACGAGCATGACGACGGGGCCGACGCGACTGCTACGGCCGTCGACGGTGCTGGCGACGCTGAGCGGGCCGCCGCTGCCGACGGCGGTGGGGGCGCCGTTGACGGAGGCGGAGCGGGGGGTTCTGCGCGCGTTGGACCGAACGGGAGTGTGA
- a CDS encoding SMP-30/gluconolactonase/LRE family protein gives MTATAYEVAVRAEAELGEGPTWDPASGRLIWIDILGSRIHTYDPVSGRRSVRTTPQHIGAVKPRAGGGLVLNLRDGVGLLDPDDSFRWLHHEPVPGRRANDAAVAPDGSLWAGTMRYDEAPGGGTLSRVTGDGAVDVILDDVAVSNGTGWSPDGRLMYYIDSPSRRVDVFDFADGRAGNRRPLAEIEDGAGFPDGLTVDAEGCVWVALWEGAAVRRYTPDGELDRVIPLPVPRVTACAFAGPDLTDLYITTARVGLASPPPLSGSVFVVPGAGKGLAQPAFAG, from the coding sequence ATGACGGCGACCGCGTACGAGGTGGCCGTGCGGGCCGAGGCGGAGCTGGGCGAGGGCCCGACCTGGGACCCGGCGAGCGGCCGGCTGATCTGGATCGACATCCTGGGGTCCCGGATCCACACGTACGACCCCGTCTCGGGCCGTCGCTCGGTCCGTACGACCCCGCAGCACATCGGCGCCGTCAAGCCGCGCGCCGGCGGCGGCCTCGTGCTGAACCTCCGGGACGGCGTCGGACTGCTCGACCCGGACGACTCCTTCCGCTGGCTGCACCACGAGCCCGTGCCCGGCCGCCGCGCCAACGACGCCGCCGTCGCCCCCGACGGCTCGCTGTGGGCGGGCACCATGCGCTACGACGAGGCCCCGGGCGGCGGCACTCTGTCCCGGGTCACCGGGGACGGCGCGGTCGACGTGATCCTCGACGACGTGGCGGTCAGCAACGGCACCGGCTGGAGCCCGGACGGGCGGCTCATGTACTACATCGACTCACCGAGCCGACGGGTCGACGTCTTCGACTTCGCGGACGGCCGGGCCGGGAACCGGCGCCCGCTCGCCGAGATCGAGGACGGCGCAGGGTTCCCCGACGGTCTCACCGTCGACGCAGAGGGGTGCGTGTGGGTGGCCCTGTGGGAGGGCGCGGCCGTACGCCGCTACACGCCGGACGGTGAGCTGGACCGCGTGATCCCACTTCCGGTACCCCGGGTCACGGCGTGCGCCTTCGCCGGCCCCGACCTGACCGACCTGTACATCACGACGGCCCGCGTGGGCCTCGCCTCACCGCCGCCGCTTTCGGGCTCGGTGTTCGTGGTTCCGGGCGCGGGCAAGGGGCTGGCGCAGCCGGCCTTCGCCGGCTGA